The DNA segment ACTACATCATCAAGTATCGCTATGCCGTACGACACGCGTAACCCGCAAAGGTTGGAGGAGTTAGAGTCGTTGCCTGGCCTTCCTGACCGATTGGCCGACTTTCGCAACCATCACCGAGGCGCCGCCATGCTGGTCTGCGGTTGCGGCGCCTCGCTCAAAGATATCCCCCACCCGCAGCGCTGGCTGACCATCGGCGTCAATGACGTAGGACGCCTCTTCCATCCGACATACCTGGTTGTGCTCAACCCTCGGCGCCAATTCAGCGGAGACCGTTTCCACTACGTTGAGGAAAGCCGCGCCCGAGCCGTCTTCTCTCAGCTCGACCTGCAACTGCCCCACACCAAAGTGGTCCGCATCCGCCTGGGCGACTACGCTGGAACCAACCTCGACGATCCCCATTCCCTGCCCCATACCCGCAACTCGCCTTATGTGGCGCTCTGCTTGGCCCTTCACATGGGGGCGACCCGCATCGGCCTGGTCGGCGTCGATTTCACTGACCATCACTTCTTTAACCAGTCGGGACCTCACCCGTTGAACGGGCAACTGGAAGTGATCGACCGCCAGTACGGGGCACTGGCCTCCGCCTGGCGCAGGCGGGGCGTCGAAATCGTTAATCTCAGCCGGCAAAGCCGCCTGACCTCCATCCCCATGTGCGGTTGGGAAGACTTCTTGGATACCTCGCCGCAACCTGCACCGCGTCTCTCCGGCGGAAGGAGGGCGAGAGAGTCCGAGACCATAGCCATCGAGCGGCAGCCGCCCGGAATCGTAGGAGACTTCCTGGACAGCCTGGCTGAAACGGTCCGCCAACTCGGCTATCGGGTGACCGGCGATGTCGCTGGCGCGCGCCAGCGGAAAGATGTCATCTCGGTAGTCTGGAACGGGCGCCGTCACTCCTCCCAAGGTCCCACTCTCTATTGCGAACACGCCTGGCTCCCTCGCTGGGAATACCAGATCAGCCCAAGCGGCATCAATGCCGATTCTCATCTGTCGCCATTCGCCTGGGACGGACAGCCTCTCAGCGAAGCTCAAGAGGCCGAGCTGGAAGATCATCTGGAGTCCGTCCGCGGCGGGGGACCGCAAAACTATCAGTACATGCAGACGGCAGTTGCCCCCGTCCAGGATTTGCCCGATGATTTTTTTCTGGTTCCCCTGCAGATGGAATGGGACACCAACATCCGCCGCCACGTGCCGGGCCATTTGCGGCGCATGCAGGATCTGATCGACTTCATCTCAAGGTCCGATCCTCCCCTGCCGCTGGTCTTCAAACAGCATCCGGCCGATACCCGGCGGGGACACCAGCAGCTTGGCCTCACCCTGCACCGCAGCCAGGACCGGATCAAGCCTCATCGCGAGGGCAATATCCATCAGTTGCTCAAAAGCGGCCGTTGCCGGGGGATTGTAGCCCTCAACAGCAACGTGGTCCACGACGGCCTGATCTGGGACATTCCGGCGGTGGTGCTGGGCAAGAACATCTGGCCACGCAGCGGCGATCAGCCGTTCCTGACCGCGCTTCCGGCCGATTGGACCCGTCTGGAAGCGCAACGGTCCGATGCGCAATCGCTGGCCTGCCGGAGGGCCTACGCCTTCTACCTGATGCGCGCTCAATGGAAACTCGACGACGCCCGCGACCCACAAAGGGTGGAGTCGCTGCTGGCCCTTGCGCGAAAAGCCGTCCCGACGCCTTCAGCCCGGTCCGCCAAAGCGGGCCGAGGTGTTGAACTGGACGGCGGGAGATCGGAGACGAAATCGCTTAGGGTTTCTTCGACTGCTGCCCCGGCCACGGCCAATCACCTGACGGTCAATGTCGTCGCTCGCAATCACGGATGGGTTTTCGAGGATCTCAAGGAACACTTCCTGGCCGCCGCATCGGCCGGGATCCGGGTCTTGCTCAGCGAGCGGCCCAGGAGCGACGCCGACCGCTGGATTTTCATCCGCACTCAGGAAGCAGTCTCCTCTCCCGACCCCTCCCGGACCCTGGTTCAAATCCACGACAATTTCGATAACGGCCTCTACCGCCGGGGAGGAAGGCGCCATTGCGTGGCTTCCTGCCGGGGGCTCTGTCTCATCCACCCTCAACAGCGGGGCATTCTCGAGCGAAATGGCGTCGACCTGTCGCAGAAAAAAATCCTCGAGCGTCCAATCGGCGCCCTGAAGGCCTTCCAGTTGCGCGAGTCGCTCTACCCCCGCTTCACGGTGGGCTGGGTGGGACGTCCCGTCCGCCATTTCGGACGCGAGGTCAAGCGGATCGATGCCGTAGTCGATGCCCTGCTCGCTGTGGGGGGCGAACTGCGTGTCATCCTTCTGGGCGAGCGATTAGAGGCGCAGCATCAGCGTCTCGCCCAAGCGGGTATCGAGTGTCATTACCTCCACCGCTCGCGCCATCCCTTGCAGGAATACCCCCGGCACTACGCCGAATTCGACTGTCTAGCCATCTTCTCATCCACGGAGGCTGGCCCCCTTTGCCTCTTCGAAGCGCTGGCCTGCGGCGTGCCGGTCGTCTCGAGTCCGGTGGGTTGGGCGCCCCAACTGATACGCGAGGGCCGAAACGGCCTTATCGCCGAGAGCATCGACGACTTGGCCCGAGCCATCTGCGACATCCGCGGCCAGCGAGAGGACTGGTTTCAGCGCCGGCTGGACATTCGTCAGTCGCTGGGCGGCCATACGCTGGAATCCTGGATCACGGCCAATCTGCATCTGGCGGCCAGCCTGCCCTCCTAATGCAGTGCGTCAAAGTTTTGAGCCACCCTGTGGCGTTATCCCACGCTTTCAGCGTTTGCACATTTGCCGTCTGAAACCCAGGGTGGCGCCGCCGTCTCGCTGGCGCTCGCCGGGGCTGACCCTGGGCTGGCGAATCGCTCGCCTTCAGCGAGCCCGGACTTGACTTCTAACACAGTCCCTTGGGCTGGCGAATCGCTCGCCTTCAGCGAGCCCGGACTTGACTTCTAACACGGTCCCTTGGACTGGCGAATCGCTCGCCTTCAGCGAGCCCGGACTTGACTTCTAACACAGTCGCTGGGCTGGCGAATCTGTCCCTTGAATGTGGGCCTAGTAGGAAGGTGTGAAAAAAATCGAATGCAATGTGAAAAAGACCGTGATTCTTGTAAGAAGTTACGGTTAAAGGCGGGACGAACGGTGGGCGGGCGTCTTCATCGTATCTTTACAATAAGTTCATCACCTTCTCGCGGGAAGAGCTCTAAAGTCTAGACTGGAAGGGTTGCTTTATGGTTGGGAGATTCGCTTCCGCTTTCCTGCTGATGTTCTTGTTGGCCGGGGCTTCTTGTGCGCCGACCACACGGGGAAACATGGAGGGAGCGCTTCGCATCGACGGATCGAGCACGGTTTACCCTTTCATGGAAGCCGTGGCTGAAGAGTACGTCAAGACCCATCCCCGTGTCCGCCTGACGGTGGGCGTCTCCGGCACGGGCGGCGGCTTTCAACGCTTCTGCCGGGGCGAGACCGACATCAACAGCGCCTCCCGGCCCATCCATGAAAGCGAAGTCGAGTGCGCCCGCCGCCATGGTGTCGAGTTCATCGAATTGCCTGTCGCATTGGACGGAATCACGCTGGCCGTCAATCCGTCCAACGATTTCGTCGATCATCTCACTGTTGAAGAGCTGCATGCCATCTGGGCTCCCGACTCGGTCGTCCGCTTCTGGAGCGACGTGCGCCCGACCTGGCCGCGGGAAGAGGTGATCCTCTACGGTCCCGGCGCCGATTCCGGCACTTTCGACTACTTCACCGAGGCAGTCAACGGCAAGTCGGGCCGCTGCCGCAGCGACTTCACGGCCAGTGAAGACGACAACGTGCTGGTACGGGGGGTCGAGGGCGACCGCTCCGCGCTGGGATTCTTCGGCTTCGCCTACTATCAGGAGAACCGACAGAGAGTGCGCGCGCTGGCGGTGGATGCCGGCCAGGGACCGGTCCTGCCCAGCGACCAATCCATCCGGCAGGGGTCCTACCGGCCGCTGTCGCGTCCGCTCTTCGTCTACGTTAATATCCAGTCGACCCGTAAGCGCGAAGTGCGCCAGTTTATCGACTTCATGCTTGACAACGCGGAACCGCTGGCTCGCGAGGTCGGATTCGTTCCCCTCTCGCGAGATACCTACAAGCTGGTGGACCAACGATTTTCAAGGCGCTCGCCGAATTCCCTTTTCGCCCGCCGCAACCTGCAAGAACAGGGCGTGGCCAATATCCTCAGGCAGGACCTGGACGGCCGGGAACGTAACCCATGACTCTGGTCAACACTTCCCGCAGGCGTGGAGCCGGGGGGTGGCGTCGGCGGCGCGAGAGGGCCATCGCTTTGCTGCTGCTGGCGGCGGCGACCGTCTCCATCCTCACCACGGCGGGAATCGTATTCATCCTCTTCTGGGAGGCGGTCGGCTTCTTCAGCCAGGTTCCCCTGGCGGACTTCTTGGCGGGAACCCGTTGGACGCCCCTGCTCGAGCCTCGCCGTTTCGGGGTGCTGCCGCTGGTCTGCGGGACCCTGATAGTGGCTCTGGGAGCGCTGCTCATCGCGGTTCCGGTGGGAGTGGGGACGGCCCTTTATCTGAGCGAGTTCGCCTCGGCAACGACCCGAAAGATCCTCAAGCCGGTATTGGAGGTCTTGGCCGGGGTTCCCACGGTCGTCTACGGATACTTCGCCCTCACCTTCATTACTCCCATGCTGAGGGCCCTCTTGCCATCCACCCAGGTGTTCAACGCCGCCAGCGCCGCCATCGTGGTAGGAGTGATGGTCTTGCCCATGGTCGCTTCGCTCAGCGACGACGCCTTCAAGGCGGTCCCACGCTCGCTGCGCAATGGGGGTTACGCATTGGGAGGAACATCCATGGAGGTGTCGCTGGGCATCGTGCTTCCGGCCGCCCTTTCGGGAATCGTGGCGGCTTTCGTGCTGGCCTTCTCGCGGGCCGTGGGCGAAACCATGGCGGTCACGCTGGCCGCCGGAGCCACCCCCAAACTGACCTTCAACTATTTGCAGAGCATCCAGACCATGACGGCCTACATCGCCCAAGTCAGCCAAGGCGACGTTCCTGCCGGAACCCTCGAGTACCGCAGCATCTTTGCCGTCGGAGCCCTGCTCTTCGCCATGACGCTGTCCATCAACATCCTGGCCAACCGCATCCTCAAGCGCTACCGGGAGGCTTACCAATGAGCGACCAACTGCTGAACTCTTCGCCAGGCGCGGCGCGGCGCAGCTTCGTTTCTCGGCTCTTCGAGTCCCTGTGCCTTGTCCTGGCCGTATTCGGCGCCCTGGTTTTGACGGTGCTGATCGGACACGTGGCCTACCACGGACTGGCTTGGCTGGACTGGCAGTTTCTCACCAGCTTCCCCTCCCGTTTCCCAGAGCAAGCGGGGGTCCTGGCTGCCATCTGGGGAACGATCTGGATCATCGGTCTGACGGCAGTCGTGGCCATACCCGTGGGCGTAGCCGCCGCCCTCTACCTGGAGGAATACGCCCGTCCAGGGCCTTTCTCGACCTTAATCGAGATCAATGTCGCCAACCTGGCCGGCGTTCCGTCGGTCATCTACGGACTGTTGGGTCTGGCCGTGTTCGTCAAGGCCCTGGCGTTGGGACGCAGCATCCTGGCCGGAGCCCTGACGCTGGCCCTGCTGGTGCTGCCCGTAATCATCATCTCTGCCCGCGAGTCCATTCGAGCCGTTCCGCGCTCGATCAGAATGGCCTCTTACGCCTTGGGCGCCAGCCGCTGGCAGACCGTGCGCAGCCACGTCTTGCCTGCGGCCCTGCCCGGCATCCTCACAGGTATCATACTGGCCCTGTCGCGGGCCATCGGCGAGACGGCCCCACTGATCGTGGTGGGAGCCTTGACCTTCGTGGCTTTTACTCCGGCCGGCCTGTTGGACGGTTTCACGGTCCTGCCCATTCAGATCTTCAATTGGACCAGCCGCCCCCAGTCCGAGTTCCATGATCTGGCGGCCGCCGCAAGCTTGGTGCTGCTGGCCGTCTTGCTGCTGATGAACGGGCTGGCCATCTACATCCGCAACGCCGGCCAGAAAGGAAGCTGAAACGTTCATGGCCGAGACTGCTGACACTCCTGTTCTGCGCACCGAAAAGCTGACGGTGACCTATGCCGGCAAACGGGCCCTGGAGGAGATTGACCTGCAGGTGCACCGCCGCCGCATTACCGCGCTGATCGGGCCCTCGGGCTGCGGAAAGAGCACACTGCTGCGTACCCTCAACCGCATGAACGACTTCATTCCGGGAGCTGCCATCGGGGGCAAGGTGTACTTCGAAGACATCGACCTCTACGGCCAGGGCGTGGACGTCACCGAAGTCCGCCGACGTATCGGGATGGTCTTTCAGAGTCCCAACCCGTTCCCCAAGTCGATTTACAAAAACGTGGTTTGGGGCCCCCGCATTCACCGTATGGGAGGCGACTCCGAACAACGGGTAGAACAGGCCCTCAAGCGGGCGGCTTTGTGGAGCGAAGTCCACGACCGCCTCCA comes from the Acidobacteriota bacterium genome and includes:
- the pstC gene encoding phosphate ABC transporter permease subunit PstC; the protein is MTLVNTSRRRGAGGWRRRRERAIALLLLAAATVSILTTAGIVFILFWEAVGFFSQVPLADFLAGTRWTPLLEPRRFGVLPLVCGTLIVALGALLIAVPVGVGTALYLSEFASATTRKILKPVLEVLAGVPTVVYGYFALTFITPMLRALLPSTQVFNAASAAIVVGVMVLPMVASLSDDAFKAVPRSLRNGGYALGGTSMEVSLGIVLPAALSGIVAAFVLAFSRAVGETMAVTLAAGATPKLTFNYLQSIQTMTAYIAQVSQGDVPAGTLEYRSIFAVGALLFAMTLSINILANRILKRYREAYQ
- a CDS encoding glycosyltransferase, which produces MPGLPDRLADFRNHHRGAAMLVCGCGASLKDIPHPQRWLTIGVNDVGRLFHPTYLVVLNPRRQFSGDRFHYVEESRARAVFSQLDLQLPHTKVVRIRLGDYAGTNLDDPHSLPHTRNSPYVALCLALHMGATRIGLVGVDFTDHHFFNQSGPHPLNGQLEVIDRQYGALASAWRRRGVEIVNLSRQSRLTSIPMCGWEDFLDTSPQPAPRLSGGRRARESETIAIERQPPGIVGDFLDSLAETVRQLGYRVTGDVAGARQRKDVISVVWNGRRHSSQGPTLYCEHAWLPRWEYQISPSGINADSHLSPFAWDGQPLSEAQEAELEDHLESVRGGGPQNYQYMQTAVAPVQDLPDDFFLVPLQMEWDTNIRRHVPGHLRRMQDLIDFISRSDPPLPLVFKQHPADTRRGHQQLGLTLHRSQDRIKPHREGNIHQLLKSGRCRGIVALNSNVVHDGLIWDIPAVVLGKNIWPRSGDQPFLTALPADWTRLEAQRSDAQSLACRRAYAFYLMRAQWKLDDARDPQRVESLLALARKAVPTPSARSAKAGRGVELDGGRSETKSLRVSSTAAPATANHLTVNVVARNHGWVFEDLKEHFLAAASAGIRVLLSERPRSDADRWIFIRTQEAVSSPDPSRTLVQIHDNFDNGLYRRGGRRHCVASCRGLCLIHPQQRGILERNGVDLSQKKILERPIGALKAFQLRESLYPRFTVGWVGRPVRHFGREVKRIDAVVDALLAVGGELRVILLGERLEAQHQRLAQAGIECHYLHRSRHPLQEYPRHYAEFDCLAIFSSTEAGPLCLFEALACGVPVVSSPVGWAPQLIREGRNGLIAESIDDLARAICDIRGQREDWFQRRLDIRQSLGGHTLESWITANLHLAASLPS
- the pstB gene encoding phosphate ABC transporter ATP-binding protein PstB, encoding MAETADTPVLRTEKLTVTYAGKRALEEIDLQVHRRRITALIGPSGCGKSTLLRTLNRMNDFIPGAAIGGKVYFEDIDLYGQGVDVTEVRRRIGMVFQSPNPFPKSIYKNVVWGPRIHRMGGDSEQRVEQALKRAALWSEVHDRLHQSALELSGGQQQRLCIARALAMDPEVILMDEPCSALDPVATNRIEELLSDLRNEHTIVIVTHNMQQARRIADYTAFLDAGRLIEFASTDEIFDDPKEKRTADYVAGRFG
- a CDS encoding PstS family phosphate ABC transporter substrate-binding protein; protein product: MFLLAGASCAPTTRGNMEGALRIDGSSTVYPFMEAVAEEYVKTHPRVRLTVGVSGTGGGFQRFCRGETDINSASRPIHESEVECARRHGVEFIELPVALDGITLAVNPSNDFVDHLTVEELHAIWAPDSVVRFWSDVRPTWPREEVILYGPGADSGTFDYFTEAVNGKSGRCRSDFTASEDDNVLVRGVEGDRSALGFFGFAYYQENRQRVRALAVDAGQGPVLPSDQSIRQGSYRPLSRPLFVYVNIQSTRKREVRQFIDFMLDNAEPLAREVGFVPLSRDTYKLVDQRFSRRSPNSLFARRNLQEQGVANILRQDLDGRERNP
- the pstA gene encoding phosphate ABC transporter permease PstA, which encodes MSDQLLNSSPGAARRSFVSRLFESLCLVLAVFGALVLTVLIGHVAYHGLAWLDWQFLTSFPSRFPEQAGVLAAIWGTIWIIGLTAVVAIPVGVAAALYLEEYARPGPFSTLIEINVANLAGVPSVIYGLLGLAVFVKALALGRSILAGALTLALLVLPVIIISARESIRAVPRSIRMASYALGASRWQTVRSHVLPAALPGILTGIILALSRAIGETAPLIVVGALTFVAFTPAGLLDGFTVLPIQIFNWTSRPQSEFHDLAAAASLVLLAVLLLMNGLAIYIRNAGQKGS